aaaaattacaaaagatagaaaatatataaataaaattataaatatatatgatttattttacaaaataaaaatatgttagaatttttaattgtaaaaataatagaaattattagaaattataaaatattataaaaattatcagaaatcataaaaattattaaattaaaaaaagtaagTATTGTTGTATCTTGAAATAAAGTATACATTTGTTAATcacatttaatatattaaaattgataaaaaaatctattttttaaaataatgtatatcaaaattttaatataattaaaattgcttcttcttttttcaaatttttatttttatcattgatAAGAAAAAGTATAGAATCCTCTTTCCTTTTATTAATGTGTACTGGATACCGGTTTGAAGGTGATGTTGAAGGAAAAATTCctatgattttaaatttattaaattacaatAATAAGTTTGTAATAGAAGTGGTTGTTTGGGAGAGAACCAAAAAAAGAGCTTGTAAATTAACTATACAATTTAATACATTGTGCCATATCAGACTATATATAGAAATGGTGAAGATGTTGGAACACAAGGCATATAAAGTAAAAGTAAATACAGAATTAGAGAAATATGAAATTTAGACATTGAAAATGATGGCAGAAGTTCAGAGGAagttaaaatttgaaaaagagCAGATAGAATAGTAAAAATGAAGTGAAGTAGGAATCTAAAAGGCAATATGGAAACGAATATGTATTTATAATTGTAAAATAGAATTATACCTGGATGTGGACACTGAATATGGTAAGGTGTATGCatgtgggtttttttttttttttttttttattggaaGATGTAACAGAGTTTTTTAACCCAAAATATCCTGCATATAAGGATGATGCAAATTGAATTTTACCCAAGAGTGTGAAATCAGTATAACTTTGGTAAAACTTTAAATGGGCTAAGAAGGTAAATTGGGTATTTCATTAATTAAGCATATTATTGTTGATTTCGAATTTCCATTTCTAGCTAAGCTCCTCTTAAAGTCAAGGTGCATTTTTTTAGTATAATTTAACTTGATTCCATTTACGAGATCACCAAACTTAAGCTAGCTAACAAGCCAGCAGGGTTTTACAAAGTCAACTAAATTGATTAAGCCTTTAGTCAACCAAGCCATGAATTCAATTTGCACGTCTACTATAATTTAGAAACACACCAATCCCCCCAAAGACAGCCTTGAACTTTAGACTAACCAAGTGGAAAATGGGACGATTACCCATGGACTCCCATTCTCAATTCTCATATCCTTCTCCTCAGCCTCAAGCCGCCTATTATTCTTGCGCACCACCGCCACAACTACAAACACAGCCGCAGAAAGCTTTCATAGTTTATCCTCGGCCTCAAAATAATGTTAATGTTGCACAGGTTCCACCATACCAAACAAGCAGTCCAGTGGCTGCGGCGCTGCCACAAAACCAACACCTCGCTCATATTGTTATTCCCACAAACGGCTCATTGCAAAGCAATGCACCCATTGGAAAGTCCGTGCAGCATCTGCCAATGCCTTCGCCTCAAATGAAAGCGGTTCCCACCGGGTCCTGGACCACCGGCCTCTTTGATTGCATGGAAGATCCAACCAACGGTGAGTTTCTTGGTATTTACATCACATTATCATTCATTCATGTCAAAACACTTTTTTACTAGGATTTTGTTAATATAAATTAAGGTCTAATTTCTGGTGGTTTGGTTGCATGCAGTTCTCATCACTGCGTTATTCCCTTGTGTGACTTTTGGTCAGATAGCAGATGTCCTTGACAACGGGCACACAAGTAATCATATTGATTAAACTTTGGTatcttaaattatttttgaaCCACTTGTTGGCTAATAATTAAGGAATGCAGATTGTGCGACAAGTGGAATTGTTTAtgcggtggccccatgttttgtaTCTGGCCCTTATCGTAAAAAGCTGCGGCAGCGGTTTGGGTTGATAGAGGCCCCTGCCTCTGATCGGATTATCCACTCCATATTTGAACCATGTGCTCTCTGTCAAGAATATCGAGAACTCAACAACCGAGGGATCAACCCTGCACTTGGTATTGATTCTTACTTCATAATCCAACACCACCTACTTCAcgcaatttatttatttacaattttatatactaaaaataaaataaatgccaAGGGAAGATCTTATTTCCATTCACATTTTCTCCTTCCATGCAAATCATTTTTTATCAATTATTCTTGGATGGAATTTTAGTTTCTTTTACACTAGTTTACATCTAAGCAAATTGCATTCAGTTGGATGTCAACATTTTAGATTATACAGTTAAATCATTATAAAAATCATGTTGATAATGAAAACTAAAAGAAGCTAGAGATCaaattatgaaatataaaaaatttgacaACTAAATTACAACTagtcaaaattataaaattaccacTTCTCATCTAACGTGCGCATGGCATCCAATTATTAGTATCTAACGGCTAGGCCACTAATTTCAATATCATTGATGTTAATACCTAAATTGATAAGTTTGATAGTTTACTGATCCAGTCAAAGTCTCATCCTATTACCATAATTTATCCATAACATATTAATTGATTATTGATAAATAGTAATAAATGGTTAATAAGATAATAGTAGCTAACAACATTGTATTAAAGATGCTATAATAATACATTATTGATAGTATAAGAATAAAATAGGTAAAAATATCTCTTTAATCTCTCTCAACTTTAAAATTGAGTAAATTGGTCTCTCTATAAAAATTGGAGCAATTTAATCTTTGTCAATTTTGAAAGTGAGTAATTAAGCACCAATTAAGTATTCCATACTTATGTTGTGGGATAGTAACAAATTTAGCCTTTGTTAAATTATGAcaaaattgatagaatgtgtaaaccgtgagggctaaatttattattataccaatctaAATTATGTACAATTTATGAAAAACATTAACATCATGATTAATTGGCCTTAGTTTTTCACTTTCGAAATTGATAGAGATTAAATTGCTTTGATTTTTTTAGAGAGACCAATTTtcttaatttcaaaaattaaaagggATTGAATAAGTTtttaccaataaaatataacgtATCACAATTTTTATGATAACACAATATAATTATCCTTTAAACTTTATAATATGATATTTGATAGGTTAATTTCTTAAGTTTttgtatataaattaaaatttacagATATGTCAACTTAGAATTAATTTTCTAActtaaataaataactaataacatattaataattttaaaataaataattataaattaatatttatgacattaaaatagtaattaataatattttgcaTCCCAAATAATTCCATTCATCTCtctaattatataaaaaaaacaatttgtattaaattaataaggtaataataaataatttagaaCACAAGAGTAAAAAATATTagtgataaataataataaatgatgtATAACAAACAAAAAATTGATAATAGAAGATAATAATAGATTTCATAATCACAATTGTAAGAATTTATATAACTTAGTAgttaattaaaattatacattttataaATACATCAACTTTATATACCTAGTTGCAGACACATGTTCAATTTTAGAGACAGTATTATTAGGAGGACAATCATAAACCCGAACATAAACATTAAAACAAACATGAAAAAtaccaaaaaatttaaattttattataaaatattataatattcatATTTTGAGTATTTATATGCaaacacaaaaaattaaaatagataaatattatataattgctgttaaaatttagaaattttatattattcataatttaaatttatacaattttatactcatataattatacaaaattacatttctatgaaaattattaaattatttttatattataatttattatatcaTAGCACGTATCTttcaaattaataattaatacacatataaaattaaaattttgagttattttataattcatgttatatttatacatatacttATATGTTTAAAATAGATGTGTTCACCGCCCCATGTGTGACTTGGGTTCGAGTCGCGCTAGTCACATTGTTGTTAGGGCTTTACCCTCTTgtaattcacaaaaaaaaaaagacgtGTTTATGTGCGGAGATAGAATAGGTTGAAATTGGGTCATTGTATGATACTAAAATAGGGCATGCTTATGCAAGTTAAGCCTAACTTGAATATGGGTTCATGttcattttccaaaattaatatttttattcaaatcttCTCAAATATCAACTCAAACTTTAAACTTAAGCAGATAACTCTTGAATAGATCTAGTTTAAAACATAAAGACACAACACACAGTTACATGTAATATTTGTAAGAAAATTATTTAGTACACTACAAGTGAAGTTAAAAGTTTCGTAAATAATCTAATTATcgggtaaaataaaaataaaaaaataaaaagtattagaaaaattattttaggaAAATTAAAGTATACATCAGTCTTCTTTATAACAGTCCTTGCGTCAAGTTTCTAGTAGAACCTTTTTTTTAACCTCTATATTAGCTTTTTATTTATAACAACGACATTCATAGttatgaagtatatttttattaaattagttaattataaCTACATATTGTCTAAAATTCTAAGTAAAATTATAAGTAAGCCTATTAATcatgaattattaaataaaaatgattttgattaaactattatttcaataaaatgtttaaattttacataaaaatctattaatcatattttattaaatgaaaataattttcaatggtcaaaattaaaaatattaattcaatTAATCATCAAGGTCCTTAAATAAATATTCAACTATGAATTTGGAACATTATAAACTTATAAATCtattacttgaatttaataactcatgataaattaattaatttaatttgataacccATACTAAAATTTTTTGAAAGGTAGATAATTCATACTAATTAGTTTAACTTGTTAGTTTTATGAACATTATAATTAATCATGTGAATGAATGTAAAATAAAGATGCATAAAAGCAATAATGCATACACTTGCTAtgcatattttaattttgttgatatGATTCCCACTTTCTTTCTTTTATGAATATAATTAATTTTCACTTCCtttatttgatgaaaattcaCGATATAAATTTTATAGTAATTTTTCAACAATTATATCTCTAAAACAGATTTATAGCAACCGTCTCTATATAATAGATAAAATCTTGACAGAAAAATAAAGCTATTATGGAGAGATCAATTGATTGTAGTAAAAACTCTACAAGTAATATATTTGTAGGACAAGATATCAAATACTAACTTATATTTGTATCCATATTTATACATATCTATCTTTAATGACTTTTTCTTCTTTCTATTAACAGGATACCATGGAAATTTGAGTAAACAACAAACTGCAACCATGATGGTTCCGCCAAGGAATCAGATGATGAACTAAATGAGCTTACATTGATTTTCAAGTGGTTTGAATCGAGATAATTACAATATATATTTAAGTAAATGAAGAGTtttatcaattaaattttaaaagaacaGATAAGAGATGAATATTATTTGgagtattttgaaataaaattatgTAAAACAGTTATGTTATATCTAACTTTCATTCAAATTATATCacgtaattataatttttaaaagaaaagtgAACTATTTATTATACATTACATGTAATAATtaaatctttaaaattaattcaataattcatatataatagTTAATTTTTTAATGTGATTACGTGTTATGATTTGAATAAAATGGCATATATATTAGTATAGTGTAATTctttcatacaatcatttctTGAGATgactatattaaaatatttaattattgaaaattgagatatatatatttttgataaaatatatgttttatttatgaaTGTATCTTCCtacttaaaatttataatttcaataaataagtgTTGACTGCAATGGTACATTATACTTGTAACAAGCCCAATTTGTCTAGCCCGTTATAAgccaatattaaaaaaaataataaaaccaaataaaattaatattccaAATATCTACAATCCAAATTACAAGGATTCAAAGcccaacaacaaaaattaaacagCCCAGCAATAAACCTAACCCAAACCCTAGAACCCAATTACATTGGCTCAAGTGGCCCAAAGGTCAAACTATTCTCAAGATACCCTAGGGTTTCCACTTTTGCGCCGCAACCAACCCCAACGCCGTTTGTGCCTCCACGTTGACCTCCGCGCGCCCACAGCCACAACCACCTCGACACGTACCCTCCTATACCTCTGTACATGCCAATGCACACCCCCGTACCTGCATGAAAACACAAGAAGACAATAGCAAAAaggggaacaaaaaaaaaatctttgtATTCGGTTATAAAAAGAAAAGGAATcatcttgtattttttttttacacaGAAATCAATAGCAATCGAAAACAGAAACAATATTGGCAAAAAAAAGAAGgtgatttttcattttatttcgcGAGTTTATTCCAGATATAGTGCTcacatacatattttttaaaaaaataagattCTTCTCACCTTCTTTGGGTCGGGGAAGTGGCTCTCTCCGATTTTCTAgagggtttttatttattttaaactcagATTTGAGGTGAGGAGAGCAAGGAGATTAAAAGAGGGTTAGTTTCGTACCTCCGACCGTCGTACACGACGGTCGTTAGCGGCGGATGGACAGTGGTCCGATCGCCGGAAACGGAGACCCCAGAGAGAAACCCagaactccttttctttttttgttttaaatcacaGCTGAAatgaggtttttttttaaaaaaaaaatttggggttTTATAGGACATATAAAATGGTGTCGTTTAGGGCCATTTCAGTGgcctcaaaacggcgtcgtttagcgACCCATATCAGAGATCCGACACATACCCGCCTAGGATCCAGTGTTTTTGGACTAAGGGTCTATTTAGGCCCTCAATCCTTCCCCTTTTGAGGCTATTTTCGATTGGGTCCCTATTTTTTAACTTTCTTACATcttttgattttgcccctaaattcttttttcaattttatttgggTCCCATAaagaacgacgtcgttttaggaGCAGGGGATATTTTTCCCATTCGGTCCTTAGCCTTTTTCACTATTTTTGACTTCGGTcctcatttttttatttattatagtttttacctttaattttgtttttatcctGATTAAGTCCCAAATTTGTtggattttaattaatttttgcaaacttgttatttatttatttattttcacccTTTTTctcatgtattatttattttaaattgttttattattgtttattttaagtttttcacatattatatattttaaactaattcaaattattatccattttaaaatttttacatatcatttatttaaaactactatatatattgttatttattttaaattgttatatatatatatatcatttattctttgtaaaccgttttgtatattatttagtTTAGActtctttttatatattatttattttaaacgattttcatatattattaagtTGTCTTatgtattatttgttttaaattgttttgtatattattctttttaattgttttacatattatttatcttaaattGTTTTATACTATTTACTTCaaactattttatatattatgttgttTCGCTTTCTTTGATTATTAATATTGATATTAAAGAGACATATGTTGTGTGACTATTGCCATTATGTATGTTAGGATTTGTTTATTCATATTTTTGTGTTATTGAGATTCATTAGTGAAACATTTTATTCATGAATTATTACTTCATGTTGTATATTATCATTTTTCACATTTCATTTAAATCATTTCAAAGGTCTAGTTTAATTGTCCCTTTATTCATAATAGGTCATTTTATTATATTCTAATAAAATAGCATGCATCGTTCAAGTTTTGTAATCGCTATTATTCAAAAAAGAGTTTTTAAAAATGAGAAAATGTTCGGTATTTGAGAAATTCGAGTAAACGTACCCTAACTTATGGGGTTTCAATTTTCTCGTTGaatctaaataaccaaatatccttttagacCTTAAAATACAtggatttcaaataaaaataaaggtgATATTCTGTGTTTAGAAACTCGAGAAAGTCGTACCCTAAgttacggggtttcgattctcCTCGATCTAAACGACCGAATATCCTTTCAAAAATCAAaacatgatttttaaaataaaaagtaagaggcaaacttattttcgagattcgaatgtcgtgtcctaacttacggatgtgacattttatctcGAGATGAGAAGGCCTTTAATGCTCGTTTTAATCTATTCAAGTTTTTTCCTTTAATCAACGTTAATAAAAAAGAGAggattatattttaaattctcttcgagttttcaactttcgatgtttagacattaattaattaattaggtaccaattttgggcgttacgagggtgttaatccttcctcacacgtatccgactcccgaacctattttctcgaATTCCGTAGACCAAAactgttgttttagtaaatcaaaacgttttattaaaataatcgaTCATGAGGTGACCCGACCACACcttatcaaaaaggattggtggcgactccccttttttcatcttcattttcaaaataaaagtcgACCATTTTCAAacaaaaatagtttcgacaataCTCTCAAAGGGAGAACAGGGTTCGGACATTAGAAACAACATTACAAATAAGGACAACTAGAAACctttaacataaaaaataaaatgaatatgaaaaataaaaaaaaaaattataattccaCTTTCTTTTCAAGAAATATTTCATATTCCAcactttttcaaattttaataaaatagtaTATTATAGtgtatgatttttaaaatataatacaatatatgATTTAATCATATTATTTTCTCATAAAttatttagaaaattaaatttgaaatttcttAAA
This window of the Gossypium arboreum isolate Shixiya-1 chromosome 12, ASM2569848v2, whole genome shotgun sequence genome carries:
- the LOC108482647 gene encoding protein PLANT CADMIUM RESISTANCE 7-like encodes the protein MGRLPMDSHSQFSYPSPQPQAAYYSCAPPPQLQTQPQKAFIVYPRPQNNVNVAQVPPYQTSSPVAAALPQNQHLAHIVIPTNGSLQSNAPIGKSVQHLPMPSPQMKAVPTGSWTTGLFDCMEDPTNVLITALFPCVTFGQIADVLDNGHTNCATSGIVYAVAPCFVSGPYRKKLRQRFGLIEAPASDRIIHSIFEPCALCQEYRELNNRGINPALGYHGNLSKQQTATMMVPPRNQMMN